The DNA segment TTATAAAGCATTATGACCCCCCACCCTAAggccattataatgcattatgacccccccctccaccctaaggccattataaagcattatgaccccccaccctaaggccattataaagcattatgacccccccaccctaaggccattataatgcattatgacccccccaccctaaggccattataaagcattatgacccccccaccctaaagccatcataaagcattatgacccccccccaccctaaggccattataaagcattatgacccccccaccctaaggccattataaagcattatgaccccccccaccctaaggccattataaagcattatgacccccccaccctaatatatcacactaaagccattataatgcattatgacccccccaccctaatatatcacactaaagccattataaagcattatgaccccccccaccctaaggccattataatgcattatgaccccccccccccaccctaaggccattataaagcattatgaccccccaccctaaggccattataaagcattatgacccccccctaaggccattataaagcattatgacccccccaccctaaggccattataaagcattatgacccccccccccaaggccattataaagcattatgaccccccccaaggccattataaagcattatgacccccacccccaccctaaggccattataaagcattatgacacccccccccccaaggccattataaagcattatgacccccccccaaggccattataaagcattatgacccccccccaccctaaggccattataaagcattatgaccccccccccacaggccattataaagcattatgacccccccaccctaaggccattataaagcattatgacccccccccaaggccattataaagcattatgacccccccaaggccattataaagcattatgacccccccccccccaccctaaggccattataaagcattatgacacccccccccccaaggccattataaagcattatgacccccacccccaccctaaggccattataaagcattatgacccccacccccaccctaaGGCCATTATAAAGCATTATGACACCCCCCCCTAACGCCATTATAAAGCAttatgacccccccacccccaccctaaggccattataaagcattatgacccccccacccccaccctaaggccattataaagcattatgaccccccccccacccaccctaaggccattataaagcattatgaccccccccaccctccctaaggccattataaagcattatgaccccccacccaccctaaggccattataaagcattatgacccccccaccctccctaaGGCCATTATAAAGCATTATGACCCCCCACCCTAATATAATCAAACCATATGATGACAGGCACATACAGTAAATAGTATTGACAGGTTTATAGATAATTTATTGAAAGACGAAGAGTCGTGGTCCCAGATCACTCGTGTTCCTCGCTGCGTAGCCTGGCGTTGGGGTTGGTGATCTTGATGGCCAGCTGAGCTGCCCTCTCCACAATCAACTTCCTGTTCTTAGACGACACGTTGTGGGCTATCTCTGCAGCATGGGTCctggggagggggtagggagatgGTTATAGTAACAAGACACAAGAGGGCAAAAAAGGGGAGATTTCATTTCTCCGGAAACAACTGGATGTCATCAGGGTTAGGGGTCGATTaaatttcaattcaggaagtaaaccacGAAATTCTAATTCCTCAATGCTTATGTAATTCAAATGGAATTAGACTTAACTAGATTTATAAGTCATTATATGCAGGACATCTACAGGACACACATGCACAAGGGTTAATCCACATAGCCTGGTCAAGCAGACAGACCGCGACCCCCCTATTTCATTTCAGAATGTGAGCTACTGTGAGATCCGGCTGTTTTTAACGTAATTCAAATGGAATTAGACTTAACTAGATTTATAAGTCATTATATGCAGGACATCTACAGGACACACATGCACAAGGGTTAATCCACATAGCCTGGTCAAGCAGACAGACCGCGACCCCCCTATTTCATTTCAGAATGTGAGCTACTGTGAGATCCGGCTGTTTTTAACCAGGCTAGGACACAAACATAAGCCAAAATGAAATATTGCACTTGAATGAACACCTCAAAATTAATGAATAGGATTCTAAGAAAAAGATTCACAAGACTTAAGACAAACCAAACCATAACATTGCACCACATGCTGAACCATCAGTCTACTTTCTACCCCTGGGCTACGTTCAGTAGGCAACCCAAACGTTGTTCATGAACTGTCATGAATAAAGCCAACAGGACTCCTTATTATACATGTCTATTATATGGAGTTGTATAACATATTTTCTAAGGTGAATGTTCCACAAACGTGGTGCCCTGCTGAACGCAGCCCCGCTGAGCTGAACGCAGCCCCGCTGAGCTGAACGCAGCCCCGCTGAGCTGAACGCAGCCCCGCTGAGCTGAACGCAGCCCCGCTGAGCTGAACGCAGCCCCGCTGAGCTGAACGCAGCCCCGCTGAATGATCACAGGTGGGATTCCATTTCTGAACCCTTCTTGTCACGGATTTAACAATGCTGAAAAGCTCATCCAGTCAATGcgtacaccaatccaatgcttttaaagCCGTGACGGGGGGAGAGCGCAAGTGTACACGTTCAGAGAAAGGAAGAAATAAATATGGGAACATACTTGTTGCTCATCATGAGGACCTCCAGCTCTCTGATGTTGTGCACCAGGAACTTCCTGAAGCCGGAGGGCAGCATGTGTTTGGTCTTCTTGTTGCTGCCGTAGCCGATGTTGGGCATCAGCATCTGGCCTTTGAAGCGCCGCCGCACCCGGTTGTCGATACCACGGGGTTTTCGCCAGTTTTGCTACAAAAAGATAAAAACATAAGTGAGGCGAGTAGTAAGGTGATATCCTTCAGTAGCCAGCTAGCGCGGTGACTAAACTGGTCAGGTAAGGGCGTAGGACAGTTAAGACAGACCGTTCACCTAAACTGGTCAGGTAAGGGCGTAGGACAGTTAAGACAGACCGTTCACCTGAACTGGTCAGGTAAGGGCGTAGGACAGTTAAGACAGACCGTTCACCTAAACTGGTCAGGTAAGGGCGTAGGACAGTTAAGACAGACCGTTCACCTGAACTGGTCAGGTAAGGGCGTAGGACAGTTAAGACAGACCGTTCACCTAAACTGGTCAGGTAAGGGCGTAGGACAGTTAAGACAGACCGTTCACCTAAACTGGTCAGGTAAGGGCGTAGGACAGTTAAGACAGACCGTTCACCTGAACTGGTCAGGTAAGGGCGTAGGACAGTTAAGACAGACCGTTCACCTAAACTGGTCAGGTAAGGGCGTAGGACAGTTAAGACAGACCGTTCACCTGCGCCCTTCCTTATTAAAGACGCACTCCAGGAGCTTAAAAACACAAATTGGATTcgtaaaacacaaaacaaaaaaattgtaggacatatcatacgaaatggatgatgtaAACAagaatattattttattttaaaaagggCAACTTCTGGATTGCGAGCAAAACTATCGGCTgaaattaacccccccccccccccaaaaaaagggaGGTTTAGCCTCATCAGTCCCAACGCATCTGCAGACCTTATATTTAGCCACACAATGAAGTGATTTTTACCATTTTCTGATCAGGACAACAAGTAGGACACAACTATTTAACAAATCAGTTATATTCTTGCGTTTTATTGACGTAAATCAAAAACCTGAACAAACTTTAATTTAATATGAATACAGTAAGTACGGAAATGGTTTGCTTTAGTGGGAAATTAATAAACTAGTCAATGACCATTGGATTTGTGACAGCAACTATTTgagcttattacagtattatagacactatgttctgggatttcctatgatcttctatgtagggtagcaggtagcctagtggttagagtgttgggccagtaaccagcaggtagcctagtggtcagagtgttgggtcagtaaccagcaggtagcctagtggtcagtgttgggtcagtaaccagcaggtagcctagtggtcagtgttgggtcagtaaccagcaggtagcctagtggttagagcgttgggccagtaaccagcaggtagcctagtggtcagagtgttgggccagtaaccagcaggtagcctagtggtcagagtgttgggccagtaaccagcaggtagcctagtggtcagagtgttgggtcagtaaccagcaggtagcctagtggtcagagtgttgggtcagtaaccagcaggtagcctagtggtcagagtgttgggtcagtaaccagcaggtagcctagtggtcagagtgttgggtcagtaaccagcaggtagcctagtggtcagaatgttgggccagtaaccagcaggtagcctagtggtcagagtgttgggtcagtaaccagcaggtagcctagtggtcagagtgttgggtcagtaaccagcaggtagcctagtggtcagagtgttgggtcagtaaccagcaggtagcctagtggtcagaatgttgggccagtaaccagcaggtagcctagtggtcagagtgttgggtcagtaaccagcaggtagcctagtggtcagagtgttgggtcagtaaccagcaggtagcctagtgatcagagtgttgggccagtaaccagcaggtagcctagtggtcagagtgttgggtcagtaaccagcaggtagcctagtgatcagagtgttgggccagtaaccagcaggtagcctagtggtcagagtgttgggccagtaaccagcaggtagcctagtgatcagagtgttgggccagtaaccagcaggtagcctagtggtcagagtgttgggccagtaaccagcaggtagcctagtggtcagagtgttgggccagtaaccagcaggtagcccagtggttagagcgttgggtcagtaaccagtaggcagcctagtggttagagtgtaggggcggcaggtagcctagtggtcagagtgtaggggcggcaggtagcctagtggtcagagtgtaggggcggcaggtagcctagtggtcagagtgtaggggcggcaggtagcctagtggtcagagtgttgggtcagtaaccagcaggtagcctagtggtcagagtgttgggtcagtaaccagcaggtagcctagtggtcagagtgttgggtcagtaaccagcaggtagcctagtggtcagagtgttgggtcagtaaccagcaggtagcctagtggtcagagtgttgggtcagtaaccagcaggtagcctagtggtcagaatgttgggccagtaaccagcaggtagcctagtggtcagagtgttgggtcagtaaccagcaggtagcctagtggtcagagtgttgggtcagtaaccagcaggtagcctagtggtcagagtgttgggtcagtaaccagcaggtagcctagtggtcagaatgttgggccagtaaccagcaggtagcctagtggtcagagtgttgggtcagtaaccagcaggtagcctagtggtcagagtgttgggtcagtaaccagcaggtagcctagtgatcagagtgttgggccagtaaccagcaggtagcctagtggtcagagtgttgggtcagtaaccagcaggtagcctagtgatcagagtgttgggccagtaaccagcaggtagcctagtggtcagagtgttgggccagtaaccagcaggtagcctagtgatcagagtgttgggccagtaaccagcaggtagcctagtggtcagagtgttgggccagtaaccagcaggtagcctagtggtcagagtgttgggccagtaaccagcaggtagcccagtggttagagcgttgggtcagtaaccagtaggcagcctagtggttagagtgtaggggcggcaggtagcctagtggtcagagtgtaggggcggcaggtagcctagtggtcagagtgtaggggcggcaggtagcctagtggtcagagtgtaggggcggcaggtagcctagtggtcagagtgttgggtcagtaaccagcaggtagcctagtggtcagagtgtaggggcggcaggtagcctagtggttagagcgttgggtcagtaaccattaggtagcctagtggttagagtgtaggggcggcaggtagcctagtggtcagagtgtaggggcggcaggtagcctagtggtcagagtgtaggggcggcaggtagcctagtggtcagagtgtaggggcggcaggtagcctagtggtcagagtgttgggccagtaaccagtaggtagcctagtggttagagtgtaggggcggcaggtagcctagtggtcagagtgttgggccagtaaccagcaggtagcctagtggtcagagtgttgggccaataaccagcaggtagcctagcggttagagcctctgctccctgaacaaggcagttataacccactgttccgagacggtcattgaaaataaggatttgttctttaATAaccgacttgcctcgttaaataagaggtaaaataaatgtttaaaaacaaCCTTTACCTTCCTAACGACTTGTGTGTAGCTTTTGAGTGAAATAAAGCTGAACATGTTACATGCGTTTGT comes from the Oncorhynchus masou masou isolate Uvic2021 unplaced genomic scaffold, UVic_Omas_1.1 unplaced_scaffold_751, whole genome shotgun sequence genome and includes:
- the LOC135537328 gene encoding large ribosomal subunit protein eL32-like, producing the protein QNWRKPRGIDNRVRRRFKGQMLMPNIGYGSNKKTKHMLPSGFRKFLVHNIRELEVLMMSNKTHAAEIAHNVSSKNRKLIVERAAQLAIKITNPNARLRSEEHE